From the genome of Gryllotalpicola protaetiae:
GGCCGTACTCCCGATCCGAATCCAGGGTGAGCCCGTGCTGCACGCGCCCGCCGAGCCCGTCACCGAGTTCGACGAGGAGTTGCGCAGGCTGGTCGCCGACATGTACGAGACGATGGATGCCGCGCCCGGCGTCGGCCTCGCAGGGCCCCAGGTCGGGGTGAACAAGCGGCTGTTCGTGTTCGGCTGGACCGACGAGGACGACGTCGAGCATCGCGGCGTCGCGATCAACCCCGTGCTGTGGATCCAGCCGACGCCGGTCGGCGCTGCAGATGACGAGGAGGAGATCGAGGGCTGCCTCTCGTTCCCCGGCGAGCGGTTCCCCCTGCGGCGCTCCCCCGCCGCGATCCTGCGCGCGGTCGACCTCGACGGCAAACCGTTCGAGATCGAGGCGGAGGGCTGGCTCGCCCGCATCTTCCAGCACGAATACGA
Proteins encoded in this window:
- the def gene encoding peptide deformylase — translated: MAVLPIRIQGEPVLHAPAEPVTEFDEELRRLVADMYETMDAAPGVGLAGPQVGVNKRLFVFGWTDEDDVEHRGVAINPVLWIQPTPVGAADDEEEIEGCLSFPGERFPLRRSPAAILRAVDLDGKPFEIEAEGWLARIFQHEYDHLDGILYLDRLPRPFDKEWSKISKKRGWGVPGQAWQPGVDQLEG